Proteins from a genomic interval of Synechococcales cyanobacterium T60_A2020_003:
- a CDS encoding protein kinase encodes MASLPASSAMNTEVPDANRGQRTLAAIVLTDAVGFSARMSMDEEDTLALIQRDLSLMERLCQRFEGRVIKSTGDGLLMYFVSAVQAMNCSLKIQQELHQLHHQKGSENTLQHRIGVHLGDVFINESDVMGTGVNIAARLQTEAFPGGICISQIVYDVVKSRLDLDATYAGPLQLKNIREPQPAYHINPIPNASPAPVSTPARTSVAAAQPLSPNPEESPDSGSSSRDSLTPGTKVGGRYTIQRVIGQGGFGRSYLVEDTQRFGEPCVLKEFFPANNNKSSRSLQKALDLFKREAKTLYQINHPQVPKFWACFTQGKRLFIVQEYIDGVTYSQLIKQRKRDGVRFSEVEVLRWLMHMLQVLDYLHGLNLVHRDISPDNIIYSRDRNLPVLIDFGLVNDAMTSLLSEDHEDGKSGTMVGKFGYSPPEQIQLGQCFPCSDLYALGVTTLVLLTGRYPRDLMDRSTLDWRWQDYAQVSPGLTAILQRLLQQRPAARFQTAREVLEIVIPMLSGQGGNLQNQASSPLPQYTAAAVDLTVDPTVAPVFEAPMQGGQSVLRDPAFIEQCRQELTRCVGPMANFLLEDVLEQYPNATPQELVEHLAAQLSDGKQASEFSTSVHIATPLGGVEQPGAGLTRLQRGSTSGAELASVSSGVQSSGGAEPMGLSPEFLERCRHALVKCVGPMADFLLEETLADYPNLGPQGLVAQLATEIPDTCKAQEFQQQL; translated from the coding sequence ATGGCTTCTTTACCAGCGTCCTCTGCCATGAATACTGAAGTTCCTGATGCAAATCGCGGGCAACGCACCCTAGCCGCCATCGTACTCACCGATGCGGTCGGGTTTAGTGCACGCATGTCAATGGATGAAGAAGATACGCTCGCCCTGATTCAACGCGATCTCAGCCTCATGGAGCGTCTTTGTCAACGTTTTGAGGGGCGCGTCATCAAGTCAACGGGCGACGGTCTGTTGATGTATTTTGTGAGTGCCGTTCAGGCCATGAATTGCAGCCTCAAAATTCAACAAGAGCTGCATCAGCTGCACCATCAAAAAGGATCAGAAAACACCCTCCAACATCGAATTGGGGTACACCTCGGCGATGTATTTATTAACGAATCTGATGTCATGGGGACAGGGGTCAATATTGCCGCTCGCCTCCAGACCGAAGCCTTCCCCGGCGGAATTTGCATTTCACAAATTGTCTATGACGTGGTGAAATCCCGCCTCGATCTTGATGCAACCTACGCAGGCCCACTTCAGCTTAAAAACATTCGGGAGCCCCAACCCGCTTATCACATCAACCCCATCCCCAATGCCTCGCCTGCCCCAGTATCAACACCCGCCAGGACGTCCGTTGCCGCTGCCCAGCCCTTATCTCCCAACCCTGAAGAATCGCCAGATTCTGGCAGCAGTTCCCGCGATTCCCTCACGCCAGGGACAAAAGTTGGGGGACGCTATACGATTCAGCGGGTGATTGGTCAAGGCGGGTTTGGTCGATCTTACTTAGTTGAAGATACCCAGCGTTTTGGGGAGCCCTGTGTCCTAAAAGAATTCTTTCCCGCGAACAACAATAAGTCGAGCCGATCGCTCCAAAAAGCCCTCGACTTATTTAAGCGTGAGGCCAAAACCCTCTATCAAATCAACCATCCCCAGGTGCCGAAGTTTTGGGCTTGCTTCACCCAGGGCAAGCGCCTGTTCATCGTGCAGGAATATATTGACGGTGTCACCTATTCTCAACTGATTAAGCAGCGAAAACGGGATGGAGTTCGCTTTAGTGAAGTAGAGGTGCTGCGCTGGCTCATGCACATGCTGCAAGTGTTGGACTATCTGCATGGGCTGAATTTAGTCCACCGTGATATTTCGCCGGATAACATTATTTATTCGCGCGATCGCAACTTACCCGTGTTGATTGACTTTGGCCTCGTGAACGATGCCATGACCAGCCTCCTCTCTGAGGATCATGAAGACGGCAAATCTGGCACGATGGTCGGCAAATTTGGCTACTCGCCACCGGAGCAGATTCAGCTTGGGCAATGCTTTCCATGCAGCGATTTATATGCTTTGGGCGTCACCACCTTGGTACTGCTGACGGGGCGATATCCGCGCGACTTGATGGATCGCAGCACCCTAGATTGGCGCTGGCAAGACTATGCACAGGTGAGTCCGGGGCTGACTGCGATTCTCCAGCGCCTATTACAGCAGCGCCCAGCGGCGCGGTTTCAGACCGCCCGTGAGGTGCTCGAAATCGTGATTCCCATGTTGTCTGGGCAGGGGGGTAATCTTCAAAATCAGGCATCTTCGCCATTGCCCCAATACACGGCGGCGGCGGTTGATCTGACGGTTGACCCGACTGTTGCCCCGGTGTTTGAGGCCCCGATGCAGGGCGGCCAGTCGGTACTGCGTGATCCGGCATTTATTGAGCAGTGTCGCCAAGAACTGACCCGCTGTGTGGGGCCAATGGCGAACTTTTTGCTGGAGGATGTGCTGGAGCAATATCCCAACGCGACGCCCCAGGAATTGGTAGAACACCTGGCTGCCCAGCTTTCGGATGGTAAGCAGGCCAGCGAATTTTCCACCAGTGTCCACATTGCAACCCCTTTGGGTGGTGTGGAACAACCCGGCGCTGGGCTCACCCGGCTGCAACGGGGTTCGACGAGTGGCGCAGAGCTTGCCTCGGTCAGTTCTGGTGTTCAGAGCAGCGGTGGGGCTGAGCCGATGGGGCTGAGCCCAGAGTTTTT